The proteins below come from a single Kitasatospora sp. NBC_00315 genomic window:
- the hflX gene encoding GTPase HflX produces MTSTFETRDQSGDSSRRLGDLRAEALMDEDLAAIDEDHDRHYDGDQHDRSDRAALRRVAGLSTELQDVTEVEYRQLRLERVVLVGVWTDGTVEEADNSLAELAALAETAGSEVLDGVIQRRDKPDPATYIGSGKARELRDIVAATGADTVVCDGELTPGQLIQLEDVVKVKVVDRTALILDIFAQHAKSREGKAQVSLAQMQYMLPRLRGWGQSLSRQMGGGGSGSSGGGMATRGPGETKIETDRRRIREKMAKLRREIADMKKGRDTKRQERKRHQVPSVAIAGYTNAGKSSLLNRLTGAGVLVENALFATLDPTVRRAQTPSGRVYTLADTVGFVRHLPHHLVEAFRSTMEEVADADLILHVVDGSHPEPETQLAAVREVIVSVDAQNVPEIVVINKADAADPHVLQRLLRREPHAIVVSARSGQGIEELLRLIDDELPRPAIEVEVLVPYTRGDLVSRVHAEGELLSTEHTGEGTLLKAKVAAELAAELERFSVVTQG; encoded by the coding sequence ATGACCTCCACGTTCGAAACCCGCGACCAATCCGGTGACTCCTCCCGTCGCCTCGGCGACCTCCGGGCCGAGGCCCTGATGGACGAGGACCTCGCGGCCATCGACGAGGACCACGACCGCCACTACGACGGCGACCAGCACGACCGCAGCGACCGCGCGGCCCTGCGCCGTGTCGCCGGCCTCTCCACCGAGCTCCAGGACGTCACCGAGGTCGAGTACCGCCAGCTCCGCCTGGAGCGCGTGGTGCTCGTCGGTGTCTGGACGGACGGCACCGTCGAGGAGGCCGACAACTCGCTCGCCGAGCTCGCCGCCCTCGCCGAGACCGCCGGCTCCGAGGTTCTGGACGGCGTCATCCAGCGCCGTGACAAGCCGGACCCGGCGACCTACATCGGCTCCGGCAAGGCGCGCGAGCTGCGTGACATCGTCGCCGCCACCGGCGCCGACACCGTCGTCTGCGACGGCGAGCTCACCCCCGGCCAGCTGATCCAGCTGGAGGACGTCGTCAAGGTCAAGGTCGTCGACCGCACGGCCCTGATCCTGGACATCTTCGCCCAGCACGCCAAGTCGCGTGAGGGCAAGGCGCAGGTGTCGCTCGCGCAGATGCAGTACATGCTGCCGCGCCTGCGCGGCTGGGGTCAGTCGCTCTCCCGGCAGATGGGTGGTGGCGGTTCCGGCTCGTCCGGCGGCGGTATGGCCACCCGTGGTCCCGGTGAGACCAAGATCGAGACCGACCGGCGCCGGATCCGGGAGAAGATGGCGAAGCTCCGCAGGGAGATCGCCGACATGAAGAAGGGCCGCGACACCAAGCGCCAGGAGCGCAAGCGCCACCAGGTGCCGTCCGTGGCCATCGCCGGCTACACCAACGCCGGCAAGTCGTCGCTGCTCAACCGGCTCACCGGCGCGGGCGTCCTGGTGGAGAACGCCCTGTTCGCCACCCTGGACCCGACCGTGCGCCGGGCCCAGACCCCGAGCGGCCGGGTGTACACGCTGGCCGACACCGTCGGCTTCGTGCGCCACCTCCCGCACCACCTGGTGGAGGCGTTCCGCTCCACCATGGAGGAGGTCGCCGACGCCGACCTCATCCTGCACGTGGTCGACGGCTCCCACCCGGAGCCGGAGACGCAGCTGGCCGCCGTCCGCGAGGTGATCGTCTCGGTCGACGCGCAGAACGTGCCGGAGATCGTGGTGATCAACAAGGCGGATGCCGCCGACCCGCACGTCCTGCAGCGCCTGCTGCGCCGTGAGCCGCACGCCATCGTGGTCTCGGCCCGCAGCGGCCAGGGCATCGAGGAGCTGCTGCGCCTCATCGACGACGAGCTGCCGCGACCGGCCATCGAGGTCGAGGTGCTGGTGCCGTACACCCGGGGCGACCTGGTCTCCCGGGTGCACGCCGAGGGCGAGCTGCTCTCCACCGAGCACACCGGCGAGGGCACGCTGCTCAAGGCCAAGGTGGCCGCCGAGCTGGCGGCCGAGCTGGAGCGCTTCAGTGTGGTGACTCAGGGCTGA
- a CDS encoding bifunctional (p)ppGpp synthetase/guanosine-3',5'-bis(diphosphate) 3'-pyrophosphohydrolase, translating to MTIEAGQPETGQLSAAQPLGAALPLGAAPLGAALHVAAPPAGGPGPGAPAPGDSAPAVAAGPARPSGSRRPLGGLGRGALGRAGRAALLATGRQPLPDAIEPIVQAHRRHHPQADLALLGRAYRTAEASHRGQTRKSGEPFITHPLAVTMILAQLGAGTTTLVASLLHDTVEDTEVTLDQVSADFGPEVAYLVDGVTKLEKVDFGAAAEAETFRKMLVATGDDVRVMVIKLADRLHNMRTIRHMKPASQVRIAKVTRDVLIPLAERLGIQVVKAELEDIVFATLHPEEHARTRALVAAHEERPDTLLQPFTAGLARQLAEAGVSAEVTVRPRHGVSVHRVMVKRAGRAGPDGPPQGLHPADFGRVLVVVEDNADCYAVLGELHTCWTPLPGEFKDFVAAPKFNLYQSLHTAVAVDGEVVEVLVRTRLMHRVAETGVVALGEPEQPGGQCAAPVAGQVVPDELDRTDPARPGWLSRLLQWQQDTPDPDAFWSTLTAELAGDREITVVTESGETLQLRAGASCVDAAYLLGEETGHRCIGARVNGRLTALSTALQDGDLLGVLTEDGPGGAAGEPSGPDPEWLAYARTPGARLAIERWLAEHPAGAPAVRTGRADGQPAPQAPPAAARGAAPVSVEGLPGAPVRLARCCTPVPPDEVTGFAIRGGAVTVHRTGCPTAERMRTDGRPPLGVDWVADAVPPSGYRVTLRAEALNRPRLLADLTAVMSAEGIGIVSAEVEPPKELRVRHTYTVELPTAQALPLVMRAMLRVSGVYDVSRPEQPGDGNQGDPPAPGVRPSWGIHGRSTAF from the coding sequence ATGACCATCGAAGCCGGGCAGCCCGAGACTGGGCAGCTCAGTGCCGCACAGCCGCTCGGTGCCGCGCTGCCCCTCGGCGCCGCACCCCTCGGTGCCGCGCTCCACGTCGCAGCCCCGCCCGCCGGCGGGCCGGGACCGGGTGCACCCGCGCCCGGTGACTCCGCCCCCGCGGTGGCGGCCGGTCCTGCGCGGCCCAGCGGCTCCAGACGTCCGCTCGGCGGGCTCGGCCGGGGCGCCCTGGGCCGGGCGGGGCGGGCGGCCCTGCTCGCCACCGGCCGCCAGCCGCTGCCGGACGCCATCGAGCCGATCGTGCAGGCCCACCGCCGGCACCACCCGCAGGCGGACCTCGCCCTGCTGGGCCGGGCCTACCGGACGGCGGAGGCCAGCCACCGGGGCCAGACGCGCAAGAGCGGCGAGCCGTTCATCACCCACCCGCTGGCCGTCACCATGATCCTCGCCCAACTCGGCGCGGGCACCACCACGTTGGTCGCCTCGCTCCTCCACGACACGGTCGAGGACACCGAGGTGACCCTCGATCAGGTCAGTGCCGACTTCGGGCCCGAAGTGGCCTATCTGGTCGACGGGGTGACGAAGCTGGAGAAGGTCGACTTCGGGGCGGCGGCCGAGGCCGAGACCTTCCGGAAGATGCTGGTCGCCACCGGGGACGACGTCCGGGTGATGGTCATCAAGCTGGCCGACCGCCTGCACAACATGCGGACGATCCGTCACATGAAGCCCGCCAGCCAGGTACGGATCGCCAAGGTCACCAGGGACGTGCTGATCCCGCTGGCCGAGCGGCTGGGCATCCAGGTGGTGAAGGCCGAGCTGGAGGACATCGTCTTCGCCACCCTCCACCCCGAGGAGCACGCCCGGACCAGGGCACTGGTCGCCGCGCACGAGGAGCGGCCGGACACCCTGCTCCAGCCCTTCACGGCCGGGCTGGCCCGCCAGCTCGCCGAGGCCGGGGTGTCCGCCGAGGTCACCGTGCGACCCAGGCACGGCGTCTCGGTCCACCGGGTCATGGTGAAGCGCGCGGGCCGGGCCGGGCCGGACGGGCCGCCGCAGGGTCTGCACCCCGCCGACTTCGGGCGGGTGCTGGTGGTGGTCGAGGACAACGCGGACTGCTACGCCGTGCTCGGCGAACTGCACACCTGCTGGACCCCGCTGCCGGGCGAGTTCAAGGACTTCGTGGCGGCGCCCAAGTTCAACCTGTACCAGTCCCTGCACACCGCCGTCGCCGTCGACGGCGAGGTGGTCGAGGTACTGGTCCGCACCCGGCTGATGCACCGGGTCGCCGAGACGGGCGTGGTCGCCCTGGGGGAGCCGGAGCAGCCCGGCGGCCAGTGCGCGGCACCGGTGGCCGGGCAGGTCGTCCCCGACGAGCTGGACCGCACCGATCCGGCCCGCCCCGGATGGCTCAGCCGGTTGCTGCAGTGGCAGCAGGACACGCCCGACCCGGACGCCTTCTGGTCCACCCTGACCGCCGAGCTGGCCGGCGACCGCGAGATCACCGTCGTGACCGAGAGCGGCGAAACGCTTCAGCTGCGCGCCGGGGCCAGCTGCGTCGACGCCGCCTACCTGCTCGGCGAGGAGACCGGGCACCGATGTATCGGTGCCCGGGTCAACGGCCGGCTCACCGCGCTCTCCACCGCGCTGCAGGACGGCGACCTGCTGGGTGTCCTCACCGAGGACGGTCCCGGCGGCGCGGCGGGCGAGCCGTCCGGCCCCGACCCCGAGTGGCTGGCGTACGCCCGTACCCCGGGTGCCCGGCTGGCCATCGAACGCTGGCTGGCGGAGCACCCCGCCGGGGCGCCGGCGGTGCGCACCGGTCGGGCGGACGGTCAGCCCGCCCCGCAGGCGCCGCCCGCCGCCGCCCGCGGCGCCGCGCCGGTCAGCGTGGAGGGCCTGCCCGGCGCGCCCGTCCGGCTGGCCCGGTGCTGCACGCCCGTCCCGCCGGACGAGGTGACGGGCTTCGCGATCCGCGGCGGCGCCGTCACCGTGCACCGGACGGGCTGTCCGACGGCCGAGCGGATGCGGACCGACGGACGCCCCCCGCTCGGCGTCGACTGGGTGGCGGACGCCGTTCCCCCCTCCGGCTACCGCGTCACCCTGCGCGCCGAGGCACTGAACCGGCCCCGGCTGCTGGCCGACCTCACGGCGGTGATGTCCGCGGAGGGCATCGGGATCGTCTCGGCGGAGGTCGAGCCCCCGAAGGAACTCCGGGTGCGCCACACCTACACCGTCGAACTGCCGACGGCGCAGGCCCTGCCGCTGGTGATGCGCGCGATGCTGCGGGTCTCCGGCGTGTACGACGTCAGCCGGCCCGAGCAGCCGGGGGACGGAAATCAGGGTGACCCGCCCGCACCGGGCGTGCGACCATCATGGGGAATTCACGGCAGGTCCACGGCGTTCTGA